Proteins found in one Paralichthys olivaceus isolate ysfri-2021 chromosome 19, ASM2471397v2, whole genome shotgun sequence genomic segment:
- the esrrgb gene encoding estrogen-related receptor gamma b isoform X1 gives MDVSELCIPDPLCYHNQLLTRMPSEDRHLSSSCGSYVKTEPSSPSSSLVDTGSHHSPSGNSDASGGYINSSGGRSHALDSPPMFNPGMLGGGSACLRRYEECSGSMADDSPIKCEYMLNAIPKRLCLVCGDIASGYHYGVASCEACKAFFKRTIQGNIEYSCPATNECEITKRRRKSCQACRFMKCLKVGMLKEGVRLDRVRGGRQKYKRRLDAENGGYLGLTLPPPAKKPLTKIVSHLLVVEPEKIYAMPDPTMPDGDIKALTTLCDLADRELVVIIGWAKHIPGFSTLSLADQMSLLQSAWMEILVLSIVFRSLPCEDEIVYAEDYVVDEEQARISGLLDLHVAILPLVRRYKKLRMEKEEFVTLKAIALANSDSMHIENIEAVQRLQDSLHEALQDFEGSQHPEDPRRAGKLLMTLPLLRQTATKAVQHFYGIKMQGKVPMHKLFLEMLEAKA, from the exons ATGGATGTTTCCGAACTCTGCATCCCTGACCCTCTCTGCTACCACAACCA GTTGCTAACCAGAATGCCCTCTGAGGACCGACATCTGTCCTCGAGCTGTGGTTCTTACGTCAAAACCGAGCCCTCCAGTCCTTCCTCCTCACTCGTCGACACCGGCAGCCACCACAGTCCCAGTGGCAACTCCGACGCTAGCGGCGGCTACATCAACAGCAGTGGTGGACGCTCGCACGCCCTGGACTCCCCGCCAATGTTCAACCCGGGCATGCTGGGAGGCGGCAGCGCCTGCCTACGCCGCTACGAGGAGTGCTCCGGCAGCATGGCGGACGACTCGCCAATCAAATGCGAGTACATGCTCAATGCCATTCCCAAGAGGCTGTGCCTGGTGTGCGGCGACATTGCCTCAGGGTACCACTATGGGGTGGCCTCCTGCGAGGCCTGCAAAGCCTTTTTCAAAAGGACGATACAAG ggAATATCGAGTACAGCTGTCCGGCCACAAACGAATGTGAGATAACCAAAAGGAGACGCAAATCATGTCAGGCCTGCCGCTTCATGAAATGTCTTAAAGTTGGAATGTTGAAAGAAG GCGTACGTCTGGACCGGGTGAGAGGCGGGCGACAGAAGTACAAACGGAGGTTGGACGCAGAGAATGGAGGCTACCTCGGCCTCACTCTCCCCCCTCCTGCCAAAAAGCCat TGACAAAGATCGTTTCCCATCTGTTGGTGGTGGAGCCGGAGAAGATCTACGCCATGCCTGATCCCACCATGCCCGACGGCGACATCAAGGCCCTGACCACGCTGTGCGACCTGGCCGACCGCGAGCTGGTGGTCATCATCGGCTGGGCCAAACATATCCCAG GTTTTTCCACTCTCTCGCTGGCAGACCAGATGAGTCTCCTGCAGAGCGCCTGGATGGAGATCCTGGTGCTGAGCATCGTGTTTCGCTCGTTGCCCTGCGAGGATGAGATCGTTTACGCGGAGGACTACGTGGTGGACGAGGAGCAGGCGAGGATTTCCGGCCTGCTGGACCTGCACGTCGCCATCCTGCCGCTGGTGCGACGCTACAAGAAGCTGCGcatggagaaggaggagtttGTCACGCTCAAAGCCATCGCCCTCGCCAACTCAG ACTCCATGCACATAGAGAACATCGAGGCTGTCCAAAGGCTCCAGGATTCCCTCCACGAGGCCCTGCAGGACTTTGAGGGCTCCCAGCACCCGGAGGACCCTCGGCGGGCAGGCAAGCTCCTCATGACCCTGCCGCTGCTCCGTCAGACCGCCACCAAAGCGGTCCAGCACTTCTACGGCATCAAAATGCAGGGCAAGGTCCCAATGCACAAACTATTCCTGGAGATGTTGGAGGCCAAGGCTTGA
- the esrrgb gene encoding estrogen-related receptor gamma b isoform X2 — translation MFPNSASLTLSATTTSRLLTRMPSEDRHLSSSCGSYVKTEPSSPSSSLVDTGSHHSPSGNSDASGGYINSSGGRSHALDSPPMFNPGMLGGGSACLRRYEECSGSMADDSPIKCEYMLNAIPKRLCLVCGDIASGYHYGVASCEACKAFFKRTIQGNIEYSCPATNECEITKRRRKSCQACRFMKCLKVGMLKEGVRLDRVRGGRQKYKRRLDAENGGYLGLTLPPPAKKPLTKIVSHLLVVEPEKIYAMPDPTMPDGDIKALTTLCDLADRELVVIIGWAKHIPGFSTLSLADQMSLLQSAWMEILVLSIVFRSLPCEDEIVYAEDYVVDEEQARISGLLDLHVAILPLVRRYKKLRMEKEEFVTLKAIALANSDSMHIENIEAVQRLQDSLHEALQDFEGSQHPEDPRRAGKLLMTLPLLRQTATKAVQHFYGIKMQGKVPMHKLFLEMLEAKA, via the exons ATGTTTCCGAACTCTGCATCCCTGACCCTCTCTGCTACCACAACCAGTAG GTTGCTAACCAGAATGCCCTCTGAGGACCGACATCTGTCCTCGAGCTGTGGTTCTTACGTCAAAACCGAGCCCTCCAGTCCTTCCTCCTCACTCGTCGACACCGGCAGCCACCACAGTCCCAGTGGCAACTCCGACGCTAGCGGCGGCTACATCAACAGCAGTGGTGGACGCTCGCACGCCCTGGACTCCCCGCCAATGTTCAACCCGGGCATGCTGGGAGGCGGCAGCGCCTGCCTACGCCGCTACGAGGAGTGCTCCGGCAGCATGGCGGACGACTCGCCAATCAAATGCGAGTACATGCTCAATGCCATTCCCAAGAGGCTGTGCCTGGTGTGCGGCGACATTGCCTCAGGGTACCACTATGGGGTGGCCTCCTGCGAGGCCTGCAAAGCCTTTTTCAAAAGGACGATACAAG ggAATATCGAGTACAGCTGTCCGGCCACAAACGAATGTGAGATAACCAAAAGGAGACGCAAATCATGTCAGGCCTGCCGCTTCATGAAATGTCTTAAAGTTGGAATGTTGAAAGAAG GCGTACGTCTGGACCGGGTGAGAGGCGGGCGACAGAAGTACAAACGGAGGTTGGACGCAGAGAATGGAGGCTACCTCGGCCTCACTCTCCCCCCTCCTGCCAAAAAGCCat TGACAAAGATCGTTTCCCATCTGTTGGTGGTGGAGCCGGAGAAGATCTACGCCATGCCTGATCCCACCATGCCCGACGGCGACATCAAGGCCCTGACCACGCTGTGCGACCTGGCCGACCGCGAGCTGGTGGTCATCATCGGCTGGGCCAAACATATCCCAG GTTTTTCCACTCTCTCGCTGGCAGACCAGATGAGTCTCCTGCAGAGCGCCTGGATGGAGATCCTGGTGCTGAGCATCGTGTTTCGCTCGTTGCCCTGCGAGGATGAGATCGTTTACGCGGAGGACTACGTGGTGGACGAGGAGCAGGCGAGGATTTCCGGCCTGCTGGACCTGCACGTCGCCATCCTGCCGCTGGTGCGACGCTACAAGAAGCTGCGcatggagaaggaggagtttGTCACGCTCAAAGCCATCGCCCTCGCCAACTCAG ACTCCATGCACATAGAGAACATCGAGGCTGTCCAAAGGCTCCAGGATTCCCTCCACGAGGCCCTGCAGGACTTTGAGGGCTCCCAGCACCCGGAGGACCCTCGGCGGGCAGGCAAGCTCCTCATGACCCTGCCGCTGCTCCGTCAGACCGCCACCAAAGCGGTCCAGCACTTCTACGGCATCAAAATGCAGGGCAAGGTCCCAATGCACAAACTATTCCTGGAGATGTTGGAGGCCAAGGCTTGA
- the esrrgb gene encoding estrogen-related receptor gamma b isoform X3: MPSEDRHLSSSCGSYVKTEPSSPSSSLVDTGSHHSPSGNSDASGGYINSSGGRSHALDSPPMFNPGMLGGGSACLRRYEECSGSMADDSPIKCEYMLNAIPKRLCLVCGDIASGYHYGVASCEACKAFFKRTIQGNIEYSCPATNECEITKRRRKSCQACRFMKCLKVGMLKEGVRLDRVRGGRQKYKRRLDAENGGYLGLTLPPPAKKPLTKIVSHLLVVEPEKIYAMPDPTMPDGDIKALTTLCDLADRELVVIIGWAKHIPGFSTLSLADQMSLLQSAWMEILVLSIVFRSLPCEDEIVYAEDYVVDEEQARISGLLDLHVAILPLVRRYKKLRMEKEEFVTLKAIALANSDSMHIENIEAVQRLQDSLHEALQDFEGSQHPEDPRRAGKLLMTLPLLRQTATKAVQHFYGIKMQGKVPMHKLFLEMLEAKA; this comes from the exons ATGCCCTCTGAGGACCGACATCTGTCCTCGAGCTGTGGTTCTTACGTCAAAACCGAGCCCTCCAGTCCTTCCTCCTCACTCGTCGACACCGGCAGCCACCACAGTCCCAGTGGCAACTCCGACGCTAGCGGCGGCTACATCAACAGCAGTGGTGGACGCTCGCACGCCCTGGACTCCCCGCCAATGTTCAACCCGGGCATGCTGGGAGGCGGCAGCGCCTGCCTACGCCGCTACGAGGAGTGCTCCGGCAGCATGGCGGACGACTCGCCAATCAAATGCGAGTACATGCTCAATGCCATTCCCAAGAGGCTGTGCCTGGTGTGCGGCGACATTGCCTCAGGGTACCACTATGGGGTGGCCTCCTGCGAGGCCTGCAAAGCCTTTTTCAAAAGGACGATACAAG ggAATATCGAGTACAGCTGTCCGGCCACAAACGAATGTGAGATAACCAAAAGGAGACGCAAATCATGTCAGGCCTGCCGCTTCATGAAATGTCTTAAAGTTGGAATGTTGAAAGAAG GCGTACGTCTGGACCGGGTGAGAGGCGGGCGACAGAAGTACAAACGGAGGTTGGACGCAGAGAATGGAGGCTACCTCGGCCTCACTCTCCCCCCTCCTGCCAAAAAGCCat TGACAAAGATCGTTTCCCATCTGTTGGTGGTGGAGCCGGAGAAGATCTACGCCATGCCTGATCCCACCATGCCCGACGGCGACATCAAGGCCCTGACCACGCTGTGCGACCTGGCCGACCGCGAGCTGGTGGTCATCATCGGCTGGGCCAAACATATCCCAG GTTTTTCCACTCTCTCGCTGGCAGACCAGATGAGTCTCCTGCAGAGCGCCTGGATGGAGATCCTGGTGCTGAGCATCGTGTTTCGCTCGTTGCCCTGCGAGGATGAGATCGTTTACGCGGAGGACTACGTGGTGGACGAGGAGCAGGCGAGGATTTCCGGCCTGCTGGACCTGCACGTCGCCATCCTGCCGCTGGTGCGACGCTACAAGAAGCTGCGcatggagaaggaggagtttGTCACGCTCAAAGCCATCGCCCTCGCCAACTCAG ACTCCATGCACATAGAGAACATCGAGGCTGTCCAAAGGCTCCAGGATTCCCTCCACGAGGCCCTGCAGGACTTTGAGGGCTCCCAGCACCCGGAGGACCCTCGGCGGGCAGGCAAGCTCCTCATGACCCTGCCGCTGCTCCGTCAGACCGCCACCAAAGCGGTCCAGCACTTCTACGGCATCAAAATGCAGGGCAAGGTCCCAATGCACAAACTATTCCTGGAGATGTTGGAGGCCAAGGCTTGA